The window ACAGGGACAAAGAACATCAAAGAGTATGAACTGATGCTTCAGGATCACAATTTTTTCAGATCCCATCATTCCCACCTCATTAATCTTCGACATGTGAAGAAATTCAGCCGGCTGGATGGATATTTTGTTCAGATGTCTGACGGTTCCGAAGTGGAGATTTCACGAAGGAAAAAAGACAACTTTCTCGAAGTGGTGAGTCTTACGGGAGTCAAATCCTGATTTATTCCCTTTCAGGCCCTTTTCGCCGCCTATTAACTTCCTTTTACCACGGGTTGCTAATTCCTGCCGTTTATTAAGTAGGTAAGGAAATCATTTATTTTCTTGACACCTTTCCCAAGGGGACTTCGGGATAACTTAATTCTGCAAAAAAAACCTGGTTTGATTCAAAGAATGTGAGGGCAATACGAATGTCTATCCGGGAAACGCAGATTGAATCCCCTTCATTTTACCCATGGCATCAATTTTCTTCTGTATTGAATTCTATGAAAAGAAAATTCTCAGACAGTTTCAAATTGCTGGTTGTTTTGGAATCCTATTCCAGTAAAACTGAATTGAAAACACTGGCAGAAAAATATGAAATAGAACTCCGCTTGCTGAAAGCCTGGAGAAAATCATATAAAGATCTCGCTGTTTCACTAGCTGAAGAACGGCATTCTCTTTCAGATTGAATTAAACAGCTTTGATCAAACTGCCAGAATGATTATATTTTGCTCCAGATTCTCCTATTTGCCTAAATGAAACACAAACGAACATGAAACACAAACTACTTCGCTTCGCGGTCATCAGATTCTTCAACGGGTCATTCCAGAGCTTTCAGCTTTTTGCCTGGATCCGACTCTTGGTGTTCTTCCTTGTTTTGGATGGCTCGCTCTCCCTGGTAACCGGGGAAGCGCACGCTCAAACGATTCGCTGTGTGCTTCATTGTCGCGACACATCTATTTGTTTCAATATTCCGGATTCTATGGTGCAGTTAACTCCACCTACGTATACTTTCCCCGGTGGTCCCAACGGTGGAACAGGAGGTGCCGGAACCGATTGTCAGTATGATTCTATCTGGAACAATGCTCCCTTGGTTTTTCCTGTAGGTACTACGGTAGTGACATGGTATGTTTGGGCTCCTCCCGGAATACTGGATTCTTGTACATCTAACGTTACAAGGAATCCTCCTTCTTCATACACAATCAGTTTCAACACTTCTCCGCCAATTGTAGGCGGGGTCATCAATATTTGTAATGGACAGTCCATCACCTTTAATGACAACTCCACCGGTATAAACGGTCTGTTGTGGAATTTTGGAAATGGTTATTACTCAAGTAATGCGACACATACAGAACCGGCATGGCACTATCCTCCGGGGACATACTACGATACACTTACTGTTTACGATGATTGTGGTACGCCTCATGATACTGCATTCATGGTTGTTGTAGATTCTGCTTCCGGTCCTGATATTTTCTGTATTTCTGTTGTCTGTCCCGGTGATACTGTAACCTATCACACCAGTGCTGTTTGTTCGAATTATACCTGGGGAGTTACCGGTGGAACTTTTCTGACACCACCTCCACCCACCTCTGACTCATGCACCATTGTATGGGGACCCGGACCATCCGGAACAATAACCCTAAGTGTTGCAGGATGTGCTCCACCATTAAATTGTCCGAATCCAACAATTAAAACAGTCAATATTGTCCCTGCAACATTACCCATTGCAGGTGATACTATTGTTTGTTCCGGTTCAACTTCTACTTATTGTGTTGAATGTATTCCCGGTAATCTTCACAATTGGGAATTGATGCCGGCGAACGCGGGAACTATCAGTGGACAAGGAACGTGTTGTGTTACCATTCAATGGACACCCGGATTTTTTGGCAATGTTACCCTCACCTTGAATTACCAAAATGTGCTCACTGGTTCCGGATGTAATCTTCCTGGTAACTGTAGTCATGATCCGGGATGCGGAGGAACAGCGACAATCAATATTACTGTGAAGCCGATCTTTGGAATTTCCGGACCAACAACTGTTTGTCCAAATACAACCAATGGTCCCTTCAATGGAATGAATCTTACCAACAACACTGTTGTTACGGGAACATCCTGGAAAGTACAGACACCCGTACCAACCACACTGACATTCGGTTCTACAGCAGCATTTAATGCCTATACATGGAACGCTGGTCCTGGCGCTTACTATGTTACTGCGTATGCGCCTGCAGGCGTATTCTGTAACGATTCAGCTTTTCTTCCTGTGAATGTTGTGAACATGATTGCACCCGATACAATCACAGGCCCGGATACTGTTTGCGCGGGAATTCCCTTCTTGTATAACACTGTTCCGAATATGGGCGGTGTGAGTTATAACTGGACAGTTACAAACGGAACAATCATTGGACCCAGTAATGGAAATAGTGTAATGATCCAATGGAATTTGGGTGGAGGAACCGTTTCTGTTTCACAGACACTCAACAATCCACCCGGTTGTACCAGTCCGCCTTCTCCGGTATTCTCTGTGTATACCTGGCCAAATTTTAGTTTGCCTGTAATAACACCGAGTGCTTCTATCGCATGTGTAAAGAGTACCATCACTTATTCGATACCACCTTCGCTGATAAACAATGGAACCTATACCTGGTCTGTGAGTCCTGCAACAGCAGGTAATATCGTTAGCGCGAACGGAACAAATCAGATTGTCATCAACTGGATTGATGCCTCCAATACTCCGATTTTTGTCAAATTAAAAATCTCCAGATGTTATACGGATTCAGTGATGTTTCCTGTGAATCTTCTTGGATTGCCACCTGTGCCTAACATCATCGCACCTGCAACTGTTTGTAAGAATAGTCTTGTCAGTTTTTCAACTTCAAGTCCCGGTCCGATCTGGAACTGGAATTTTGGTGATGCCGGTACCGCGAACACACAGTCAACTACGCATACATATCTGAATGCCGGTGACTACAATGTATCCCTTACCATTACTAATGTCAATGGCTGTTCGGATACCGCGTTTACAAAAATTCATGTCGACGATATTCCTCAGACGCCTGTAATCACCGGTCCTTCATCGGTGTGTTCAGGAAGTACTGTATCCTATACATTCTCACAGCCTGTATTCAACGGAGCAAATTATATATGGAGTGTAACTCCTCCCGGCGTAATTCAGACAGGGCAGGGGACATCTTCTATTGTGGTTAAATGGAATTCTCCTACTCTGACAGGTCTCGTTTCGCTGGTAGTTCAATCAAATTGTCCGCCTGCACCCGTTACACCTTTCCCAGTTGTTGTGAATGCACTTCCTGTTGCAGGTATTGCGATACCTTCACCGCTTTGTGTTGGTGCGCCACTCACATTTACCGGAAGTGGTGGGACAACCTATAACTGGAGTTTCCCCGGAGCTTCAAATGTAAACCTTACAAATCCTGCTGCACCTGTTGTTACGTATGGAGTTGCCGGAAACTATTCCGCTTCATTATCTATCATTGATGCAAATGGTTGTACAGCGAATAAGACTGTAAACTATACAGTAAATCCTTTGCCACTTGTTAATGTTACAGCGAATGGTGTTTGTACTTTCCCTGCAACTGTGAATATCAATACCATTAATACGGGAGGATATACTTATTTGTGGAACACGAGCGCTACAACAGCTTCCATTACACAAACCCTTACAGGCCCTACTTCATTCTCTGTGACTGTTACAAATTCTTTCGGTTGTACAAATACCGGATCAATTTTAGTAGCTGGCGGAATATGTGCACCAATTCCGGGAGTTTGTCCAGTGAATGATAGTCTTGATTTCATTGCTACTCCGCCTGTTTGTCTCACAGATTCATTTTTCAAATTGTACAACGGTAACCATACCGGATGGGATTTTGGAGATGGCGGAAATGCAGGAGCGATTAACCCTGTAGTTCACACTTTCCCGACTCCTGGCATTTACAATGTAACCATTATGGGTACTGCTTATGGTTTGGATGCGTTCGGTCAACCTTGTACCACTGCCATTGGCGCGGTTCATCCAATCACCATTCCATTTGATGCGGCCTTTAATGTTACTTACCAATGCAATGGTTTGGGACAAATGCAAACGATCATCAACAATACTTCTTTGTATTTGAACAGCGCGACTTCTTATTCATGGAAATGGTATCTGGATGGAAATTTGTCACCATTCAGTTCCGTACATTCTCCCACAAATCAATTATTCAGTGCGGGATCACACAACATCAAATTAATTATCTCCGATCCGGGAGGAACACAGGCAACTTGCACTCTGACGGTAGCGATTAATGTACCGGTTCCTGTAACCGCTGCGATGAATGCTCCTTCACCGGCACCTTTCTGTGCCGGCACTCCGGTTAATTTTTCTGATGCATCTTTTACTGCACCAACAGCATGGAACTGGGATTTCTACAACAATGGAGTCTCTACATCCAATTTGCAAAACCCACAATTTACTTATCCTTCCCCGGGTACTTTCACTTACAAGCTCACGGTTTCTGATCAGTACAGTTGTTCCAGTGTGACAACAAACAACATTACGATCAATGCGGCAGGAACAGGAACTATTACCATTGATACGACCTATTGTGATTCAATAAAACTGACTGCTTCAGGAATTGGTCCTTTCGTTTGGTCAAATGTGTTTACACAGCCTGTACCGGACAATCCTTTCTATGTTAAACAAAACGGTTACTACTCTGTTGTCGGAAACAATCCTTCCTTTGGTTGTCCATACAGAGTAACAGTTGGGCCACTCACCATTCGTCGCACTCCTAATCCTACAATCACCGGAAGGGTGCGTTATTGTCAGGGAGAAAACCTGGATTTGAAAACAAATACTGCAGGTGTTACAGTTGCATGGACACCTTATCCGACTGGTCCGGTACTGGGTACAAATCCAAATCTGACAATTGTCGCAAACACACCCGGAACATTTACTTACAAAGTCACTCTTACTTCAGCCAATGGTTGTTCCGCTTCGGATACAATCAGTGTTACTGTGGATCCGGTTCCATCCAGTGCAGTGATTGTTGCTTCTGGACCATTGACTTTCTGCGAGGGAGATTCAATTAATTTACAACTTTCTCCACCTGCAGCAACTTATCTCTGGTCAAAATCTCCAACACCACCTCTGTCTCCGCCAACCAATGCGGCTCCAATTTTGTGGGTGACACAGAGTGGGACGTACTCTCTGATCGCTCAAACACCTAACGGTTGTGCCTATCCGGCAATACCTCCTGTTACGATAACTGTTAATCCGCTTCCTGCAATAACCATCAGTGGGGATACAGTTATTTGCCAGGGAAAAACACTGAGCCTGACAGCAACTCAAATATCGGGGGCCTCCTATGTCTGGGTTGGACCTGCTACCAATACAAACACGAATCCTTTGGTGAAAACAAATATGCAATTTTCGGATGCAGGTGTTTATGTTGTCACTGTTACGAGTCCGAATGGTTGTACAATCACACGTTCAGTAAATGTGATTGTCAATCCAAGTCCTGCTCCACCATTCATAGTGTCTAATCCCGGAGGAGTATTGTGCGAAGGACAATTGTACAATCTCTTTGTGACAAATCCTGCCGGAGCTGGGCACGTTTACAATTGGAGTACCGGTCAAATGGGACTTAGCATAAATGCCGTGTTACAGGGTGATTATTCAGTCGTGGTGACCAATAACTTCGGTTGTAAAGCGAACTCGAATGTCCTCACCATTCATCCGACACCGGATCTTAGTTGTGCTCCAACCGGTTGCTATGAATTCTGCAATGAATGTGATTCCGTCACCATTCCCGGTCCTGCAGGATTAAATACATACAATTGGAATATTCTTGTAGGTAATGTATTCCTTCCATACAGTACGAATCAGAATCTCACAGTGCTTCCTCCCGGAGGGGCCTACCAACTGGTTGCAACGAATATATTTGGTTGCGCGGATTCAACAGATACGTTGAAAATTGATTTCAAAGATTGTTGCCCGGCTCCGGATCCATTTGCTTGTCTGGATACCTGTGAACATTTTGATAATAACATGCTCAATGATTTTGGCCCGCATCCAAATGCACCGAATGTAATTGTGTCTACATCAAATGTAAATTCACAGGCCGGTCCATCAGATTATTATTTATTTGTTCAGGATCAGCCCGGAAGTTCAAGAGTACTTGCCAGTTATTTATACGATGGTAAATGGTGTTGCGGAAGTTTCTGCTATGATTTCAGATTGATGAATGATGGTGGAACAGGTGCGAATGTCAACCCTTCGTTCACCATCATGAATGGAACTCTGGGCTTTACGTTTACTTCAACAGTCGTTGCCAACCAGGGTAACGGTTGGCATTCAATCTGTGCTCCGATTACCGATTGTAATCCTCCTCCTGTAAGTGGTGCTGGTATCTGGACTCCTGTAGGGGCGACTCTTCCGACGGATTGGCTGACGGTCCTCGGAAATGTTACTGAAGTTGTATTCCCGGCTGATTATACAGCCGCAACGAATGAGGTTTCCGCACTGGATAATATTTGTATTAATTCAAATGTTCCGAATATAGATGCCGGACCGGATACATCTGTTTGTATAGGTACAGTCCTTACACTTCATGTTACAGGATGTACAGGAACTCCGCAGTGGTCACAAATTTCAGGTGATACTTTGATTCCTGTTGGCAACGGTCCTATCGTTGATGTTATTCCAACTCAAAATACATGTTATGTAGTAACATGTTGTGGTATTCAGGCATGCTGCTGTGATACGGATACTATTTGTGTGAATGTATTGCCTCTCCCGATTATACAATGGAATTTTAATTACGGCCCATTGTGTCAGGGTTCTGATTCTGTATATCTCGATACAGCAAATGTGAGTGTCTATGTATACAATGTCTGGACTCCTCTTGCCAATGCGGGTGGAACCTGGACCTGGTCGGGTGTAGGTGTGATCGGAAATTATTTTTATCCAAATCTTTTAGGTCCGAATGGAGTTACATTAACCTACACCGACAGTGCAGGATGCAGCGCGTCACTGACCAAATATTTCAATGTCATTTATTGCTGTCCGGATACTTGTCAGGCCGATGCCGGTCCCGATCATGTCGTTTGTCTCGGCCAGCCATTTACTTTGAATACGAGCGGATGCGATTCATCCAAGTGGTATCAGCTTTCAGGTGATACGCTGATTCAGGTTGGAACGGGTAACATTGTCGATATCTTCCCTCAACAGGATGCATGCTATATGTTGGTGTGCTATCAGGGTTGTTGTGTGGATTCAGATACTGTTTGTG of the Bacteroidota bacterium genome contains:
- a CDS encoding transposase, with amino-acid sequence MKRKFSDSFKLLVVLESYSSKTELKTLAEKYEIELRLLKAWRKSYKDLAVSLAEERHSLSD
- a CDS encoding PKD domain-containing protein — translated: MKHKLLRFAVIRFFNGSFQSFQLFAWIRLLVFFLVLDGSLSLVTGEAHAQTIRCVLHCRDTSICFNIPDSMVQLTPPTYTFPGGPNGGTGGAGTDCQYDSIWNNAPLVFPVGTTVVTWYVWAPPGILDSCTSNVTRNPPSSYTISFNTSPPIVGGVINICNGQSITFNDNSTGINGLLWNFGNGYYSSNATHTEPAWHYPPGTYYDTLTVYDDCGTPHDTAFMVVVDSASGPDIFCISVVCPGDTVTYHTSAVCSNYTWGVTGGTFLTPPPPTSDSCTIVWGPGPSGTITLSVAGCAPPLNCPNPTIKTVNIVPATLPIAGDTIVCSGSTSTYCVECIPGNLHNWELMPANAGTISGQGTCCVTIQWTPGFFGNVTLTLNYQNVLTGSGCNLPGNCSHDPGCGGTATINITVKPIFGISGPTTVCPNTTNGPFNGMNLTNNTVVTGTSWKVQTPVPTTLTFGSTAAFNAYTWNAGPGAYYVTAYAPAGVFCNDSAFLPVNVVNMIAPDTITGPDTVCAGIPFLYNTVPNMGGVSYNWTVTNGTIIGPSNGNSVMIQWNLGGGTVSVSQTLNNPPGCTSPPSPVFSVYTWPNFSLPVITPSASIACVKSTITYSIPPSLINNGTYTWSVSPATAGNIVSANGTNQIVINWIDASNTPIFVKLKISRCYTDSVMFPVNLLGLPPVPNIIAPATVCKNSLVSFSTSSPGPIWNWNFGDAGTANTQSTTHTYLNAGDYNVSLTITNVNGCSDTAFTKIHVDDIPQTPVITGPSSVCSGSTVSYTFSQPVFNGANYIWSVTPPGVIQTGQGTSSIVVKWNSPTLTGLVSLVVQSNCPPAPVTPFPVVVNALPVAGIAIPSPLCVGAPLTFTGSGGTTYNWSFPGASNVNLTNPAAPVVTYGVAGNYSASLSIIDANGCTANKTVNYTVNPLPLVNVTANGVCTFPATVNINTINTGGYTYLWNTSATTASITQTLTGPTSFSVTVTNSFGCTNTGSILVAGGICAPIPGVCPVNDSLDFIATPPVCLTDSFFKLYNGNHTGWDFGDGGNAGAINPVVHTFPTPGIYNVTIMGTAYGLDAFGQPCTTAIGAVHPITIPFDAAFNVTYQCNGLGQMQTIINNTSLYLNSATSYSWKWYLDGNLSPFSSVHSPTNQLFSAGSHNIKLIISDPGGTQATCTLTVAINVPVPVTAAMNAPSPAPFCAGTPVNFSDASFTAPTAWNWDFYNNGVSTSNLQNPQFTYPSPGTFTYKLTVSDQYSCSSVTTNNITINAAGTGTITIDTTYCDSIKLTASGIGPFVWSNVFTQPVPDNPFYVKQNGYYSVVGNNPSFGCPYRVTVGPLTIRRTPNPTITGRVRYCQGENLDLKTNTAGVTVAWTPYPTGPVLGTNPNLTIVANTPGTFTYKVTLTSANGCSASDTISVTVDPVPSSAVIVASGPLTFCEGDSINLQLSPPAATYLWSKSPTPPLSPPTNAAPILWVTQSGTYSLIAQTPNGCAYPAIPPVTITVNPLPAITISGDTVICQGKTLSLTATQISGASYVWVGPATNTNTNPLVKTNMQFSDAGVYVVTVTSPNGCTITRSVNVIVNPSPAPPFIVSNPGGVLCEGQLYNLFVTNPAGAGHVYNWSTGQMGLSINAVLQGDYSVVVTNNFGCKANSNVLTIHPTPDLSCAPTGCYEFCNECDSVTIPGPAGLNTYNWNILVGNVFLPYSTNQNLTVLPPGGAYQLVATNIFGCADSTDTLKIDFKDCCPAPDPFACLDTCEHFDNNMLNDFGPHPNAPNVIVSTSNVNSQAGPSDYYLFVQDQPGSSRVLASYLYDGKWCCGSFCYDFRLMNDGGTGANVNPSFTIMNGTLGFTFTSTVVANQGNGWHSICAPITDCNPPPVSGAGIWTPVGATLPTDWLTVLGNVTEVVFPADYTAATNEVSALDNICINSNVPNIDAGPDTSVCIGTVLTLHVTGCTGTPQWSQISGDTLIPVGNGPIVDVIPTQNTCYVVTCCGIQACCCDTDTICVNVLPLPIIQWNFNYGPLCQGSDSVYLDTANVSVYVYNVWTPLANAGGTWTWSGVGVIGNYFYPNLLGPNGVTLTYTDSAGCSASLTKYFNVIYCCPDTCQADAGPDHVVCLGQPFTLNTSGCDSSKWYQLSGDTLIQVGTGNIVDIFPQQDACYMLVCYQGCCVDSDTVCVIVSPPPVIQWNFSYNPVCQGSDSIYLDTANVSVYINNNWVPLNNAPGTWIFSGVQVIGNYFYPNILGPNAITITYTDSLGCSASITKYIGVIYCCPDTCQADAGPDHVVCLGQPFTLNTSGCDSSKWYQLSGDTVIQVGTGNIVDIFPQQDACYMLVCYQGCCVDSDTVCVIVSPPPVIQWNWSYTPVCQGSDSIYLDTANISVYINNNWVPLNNAPGTWIFSGVQVIGNYFYPNILGPNAITITYTDSLGCSASITKYIGVISCCQDTCNADAGPDHVVCLGQPFTLYTSGCDSSKWYQITNDSLIQVGTGNIVDIFPQQNTCYLLVCYQGCCVDWDTVCVMVNPPPVIQWNWNYTPVCQGSDSIYLDTTNISVYINNNWIPLANAPGTWSFSGVQVIGNYFHPNIIGPNAVTITYTDTLGCSASVTQYIGVIYCCPDTCQANAGPDHIVCLGEPFTLYTNGCDSSKWYQILQDTLVQVGTGNIVDVFPQQNSCYVLVCYQGCCVDTDTVCVIVNPPPVIQWNWSHTPVCIGSDSIYLDTANISVYINNNWIPLANAPGTWTFSGVQVIGNYFYPNILGPNAITITYTDSLGCSASITKYIGVISCCQDTCNADAGQDHVVCLGQPFTLYTSGCDSSKWYQMIEDTLVQVGTGNIVDVFPQQNTCYVLVCYQGCCVDWDTVCVIVNPPPVIQWNFNFTPVCFNGDSVLLDTSFISVFINNTWVPLANAPGSYSFNGVGVVGNYFHPSLLGLNAITFTYTDSLGCSTSITKYVNVITCCINTCPANAGPDQTICQGQPAILQTQGCDSSATWYQMGPEGLTQVGIGQIVDVIPQQTTCYVLICCGGNNCCCDTDTVCIFVNPLPILQWTMVFPDVCSNAGPVLLDTANIFVFIINAWVPVAGAGGSGIFVGPGVTGNTFTPPGLGTFTITYYYTDANGCSASISKTINVISCGCDPISCGCNNVPPPPAPTITVISVDPDNCHNDGCIHITATGCCLQYSYSYFDPCNPLLSYSVPQSPNPSILCNLRAGNYIIYVQDACGNFAQQNVTVPLASGPLTAFVQYGMCGDSICVQVEGGCPPYSYDWGGGVTTQCIHVTERCVGMSVTITDSRGCSITKLLSAPQINFTDVVNPGCCSPTGSMCVTGCFGQPPYSYLWSNGATTQCVSGLPAGNYCVTITNGAGEQFTCCHTLVDMSFTPPNVSFNFNNCGSMVTAVISQTGCGQYTYHWENNSTELFRESVHPCDSLTFTIVGCDGSQTHFGFRVPQVLASISPVNCATGFGTICASVECFRCPPYSYSWSPSLPWQDNGSACFNAQPGFYNLCVTNSCGDVICCQFYLPPVLNFSLNFNVIGACIGINNGSAHAFVSGGTPPYSYSWSNGGTTPAISGLAPGVYTLTVMDANGCVTTSSVVVPSRRCGKWIDVHVLLDGFYQNTGSTTPMDNLGVGGCLHLAGVSANPSDVDTVRVTLVDPLTLSSVDSSFGIVQTDGSMTVIFEDTTLDGHSYYLKLNHRSSLETWSSVPVSMTDPVYYDFTDAATRAFGDNLRDLGNGLFAVWSGDVDQDGVIGLTDFSLVESTSQQFVYGYVVNDITGDIMVESADYSLIENNAQLFLISLRP